The Halichoerus grypus chromosome 15, mHalGry1.hap1.1, whole genome shotgun sequence genome includes a window with the following:
- the TMEM86B gene encoding lysoplasmalogenase TMEM86B isoform X1 → MDAREEGLPGRPCFSAQQPRLCWRLSPFLLTCAVHFLLWIPQDRPSWVSALVKCLPVLCLAASLQVGGRGRRYRALLQGALLCSAVGDACLIWPDAFLHGVAAFAVAHLLYLWAFGLSPLRPGLLLPIALVSVPYSGILLLHLPTSMAPALAAYSLVLASVLWRGLARGGSVRWGVLLFTFSDMVLAWDTFAQPLPHARLVVMTTYYAAQLLITLSAFQSPRLKTN, encoded by the exons ATGGACGCCCGGGAAGAGGGTCTGCCCGGAAGGCCTTGCTTCTCAGCCCAA CAGCCGCGCCTGTGCTGGCGGTTGAGCCCCTTCCTCCTCACCTGTGCCGTCCACTTCCTCCTCTGGATCCCTCAAGACCGGCCATCCTGGGTCAGCGCCCTGGTCAAGTGCCTGCCGGTGCTGTGCCTGGCGGCGTCCCTGCAGGTCGGGGGCAGGGGTAGACGGTACCGCGCACTCCTGCAGGGGGCCCTTCTGTGCTCGGCTGTGGGGGACGCCTGCCTCATCTGGCCCGACGCCTTCCTCCATG GCGTGGCTGCCTTCGCCGTGGCCCACCTGCTCTACCTCTGGGCCTTTGGCCTCAGTCCCCTGCGGCCAGGCCTCCTGCTGCCCATCGCGCTGGTCTCCGTGCCGTATTCCGGCATCCTGCTActccacctccccaccagcaTGGCCCCGGCCCTGGCGGCCTACTCCCTGGTCCTGGCCTCCGTGCTGTGGCGTGGCCTGGCCAGGGGTGGCAGCGTCCGCTGGGGGGTCCTGCTCTTCACGTTCTCGGACATGGTGCTGGCCTGGGACACCTTCGCCCAGCCGCTGCCCCACGCCCGCCTGGTGGTCATGACCACCTACTATGCTGCCCAGCTCCTCATCACCCTGTCAGCCTTCCAGAGCCCCAGGCTCAAGACCAACTGA
- the TMEM86B gene encoding lysoplasmalogenase TMEM86B isoform X2, whose protein sequence is MDAREEGLPGRPCFSAQPRLCWRLSPFLLTCAVHFLLWIPQDRPSWVSALVKCLPVLCLAASLQVGGRGRRYRALLQGALLCSAVGDACLIWPDAFLHGVAAFAVAHLLYLWAFGLSPLRPGLLLPIALVSVPYSGILLLHLPTSMAPALAAYSLVLASVLWRGLARGGSVRWGVLLFTFSDMVLAWDTFAQPLPHARLVVMTTYYAAQLLITLSAFQSPRLKTN, encoded by the exons ATGGACGCCCGGGAAGAGGGTCTGCCCGGAAGGCCTTGCTTCTCAGCCCAA CCGCGCCTGTGCTGGCGGTTGAGCCCCTTCCTCCTCACCTGTGCCGTCCACTTCCTCCTCTGGATCCCTCAAGACCGGCCATCCTGGGTCAGCGCCCTGGTCAAGTGCCTGCCGGTGCTGTGCCTGGCGGCGTCCCTGCAGGTCGGGGGCAGGGGTAGACGGTACCGCGCACTCCTGCAGGGGGCCCTTCTGTGCTCGGCTGTGGGGGACGCCTGCCTCATCTGGCCCGACGCCTTCCTCCATG GCGTGGCTGCCTTCGCCGTGGCCCACCTGCTCTACCTCTGGGCCTTTGGCCTCAGTCCCCTGCGGCCAGGCCTCCTGCTGCCCATCGCGCTGGTCTCCGTGCCGTATTCCGGCATCCTGCTActccacctccccaccagcaTGGCCCCGGCCCTGGCGGCCTACTCCCTGGTCCTGGCCTCCGTGCTGTGGCGTGGCCTGGCCAGGGGTGGCAGCGTCCGCTGGGGGGTCCTGCTCTTCACGTTCTCGGACATGGTGCTGGCCTGGGACACCTTCGCCCAGCCGCTGCCCCACGCCCGCCTGGTGGTCATGACCACCTACTATGCTGCCCAGCTCCTCATCACCCTGTCAGCCTTCCAGAGCCCCAGGCTCAAGACCAACTGA